In Hyphomicrobiaceae bacterium, the following are encoded in one genomic region:
- a CDS encoding disulfide bond formation protein B, translating into MSIELPASRSTAYQAGSIALFLAAATILGAWGFEYAGYPPCHLCLMQRWAYYAGIPVLFAALALLSGGNKRAAAWLFGLTALAFLANSGLGVYQAGAEWKFWPGPDTCAGTQSMATSAGDLLKQLETTTVIRCDEAAIRIFGLSLAGWNVIVSLIIGACALRAALATAEPL; encoded by the coding sequence ATGTCCATCGAGTTGCCCGCCAGCCGTAGCACCGCCTATCAGGCCGGTAGCATCGCTCTTTTTCTGGCCGCGGCAACGATCCTGGGTGCGTGGGGCTTCGAGTACGCCGGATATCCTCCGTGCCATCTGTGCCTAATGCAGCGGTGGGCCTATTACGCTGGAATTCCGGTTCTGTTTGCGGCGCTCGCCTTACTTTCAGGGGGCAACAAGCGCGCGGCCGCGTGGTTGTTCGGGCTGACGGCGCTCGCTTTCCTCGCCAATAGCGGTCTCGGCGTCTACCAGGCCGGTGCGGAGTGGAAGTTCTGGCCCGGTCCCGACACGTGCGCGGGCACTCAGTCGATGGCCACATCGGCGGGCGATCTGCTGAAGCAGCTCGAAACCACGACCGTCATTCGTTGCGATGAGGCAGCCATCCGCATTTTCGGGCTGTCGCTGGCGGGCTGGAACGTCATCGTGTCGCTCATTATCGGCGCTTGTGCTTTGCGCGCCGCGTTGGCCACCGCCGAGCCACTCTGA
- the hemW gene encoding radical SAM family heme chaperone HemW — protein sequence MSTPTTAFGVYIHWPFCAQKCPYCDFNSHVRFGGWDEARFLSAYVRELDWVAQKISCTGEEQSVSSIFFGGGTPSLMKPQTVGAILDHIAKLWPVARDAEITLEANPGSVEAGRFKGYREAGVNRVSMGLQSLRDEDLKKLGRIHTVAEARAALDIARATFERYSFDLIYARPGQTPSQWRNELTEALDLADDHISLYQLTIEPDTPYAALHAAGKLVVPDEDAALALYEITQEITSMRRLAAYEISNHAKPGAESRHNLLYWRYGSYAGIGPGAHGRLLIDGVRHASVAERNPERWVERVEATGRGYVELTPLASAEEADEMLLMGLRLTEGVDLTRLAQLARVAPAGDVIDGLVRLGLVQRLDAPQASPSWRGNELDEIAMCLGPGMRPDHLPVEARPSQNRIRATPRGRFVLNAVVAELAASFAPAASGLTMDNPGVGN from the coding sequence TGGTGGTTGGGACGAGGCGCGTTTTCTCTCCGCCTATGTGCGCGAGTTGGACTGGGTTGCGCAAAAGATCTCCTGCACGGGTGAGGAGCAGAGCGTTTCTTCAATTTTCTTCGGAGGCGGCACGCCCTCCCTGATGAAGCCGCAGACGGTCGGCGCCATTCTCGATCATATTGCAAAGTTGTGGCCGGTTGCCCGCGATGCAGAAATCACCCTTGAAGCTAATCCGGGCAGCGTCGAGGCGGGGCGCTTCAAAGGTTATCGTGAAGCTGGCGTCAACCGGGTATCGATGGGCCTGCAATCGCTGCGGGATGAGGACCTCAAGAAGCTGGGGCGTATTCACACCGTCGCAGAGGCGCGCGCCGCGCTCGACATCGCGCGCGCGACTTTCGAGCGTTATTCTTTCGATCTCATCTACGCGCGGCCAGGACAGACGCCGAGCCAGTGGCGCAATGAACTGACTGAGGCGCTCGACCTCGCCGACGATCACATCTCGCTTTATCAGCTCACGATTGAGCCGGACACGCCTTATGCCGCCCTTCATGCCGCGGGGAAACTTGTCGTGCCCGATGAGGACGCCGCCCTTGCGCTCTATGAAATCACACAGGAGATCACCTCCATGAGGAGGCTCGCGGCGTATGAGATATCCAATCACGCCAAGCCCGGCGCGGAGAGCCGGCACAATCTGCTCTATTGGAGATATGGCTCTTACGCGGGCATCGGTCCCGGAGCGCATGGCCGACTTCTCATTGACGGCGTGCGTCATGCGAGTGTCGCCGAGCGCAACCCGGAACGGTGGGTGGAGCGCGTGGAAGCCACTGGGCGTGGATATGTCGAGTTGACGCCACTGGCATCTGCCGAGGAAGCTGACGAAATGCTGCTGATGGGCCTGCGTCTCACCGAAGGCGTCGATCTCACGCGCTTGGCGCAACTCGCGCGCGTCGCGCCAGCAGGAGATGTCATCGACGGACTTGTGCGATTGGGGCTTGTGCAAAGATTGGACGCGCCGCAGGCCAGCCCATCATGGCGCGGCAACGAATTGGACGAGATTGCAATGTGCCTGGGGCCGGGAATGCGGCCTGACCACCTGCCCGTCGAAGCGCGGCCCTCGCAGAATCGCATCCGCGCGACACCGAGGGGCCGTTTTGTTCTGAATGCTGTCGTCGCGGAGCTTGCAGCCAGTTTCGCGCCCGCCGCGTCTGGGCTGACAATGGACAATCCAGGCGTGGGCAACTAG
- a CDS encoding DNA-3-methyladenine glycosylase 2 family protein has translation MRNEVQSPFNAGSAHVVLSDDAALEEAIAQLSRQCRIIRGVHARTGTPPLRDFPADFSGLAKIVVGQQLSASSAAAIWGRLSQAVRPFKAAKILAMSDAELRAPGLSAGKIRTLRAIADAVTAKHVVFSRLNGSPEEDVISTLTQIHGVGPWTAEIYLLFALRRADAFPSGDLALQLAAQNVMKLKAKPTPPELRDISERWRPWRGAAARLLWADYALQRSATTARPTVSRSK, from the coding sequence ATGCGCAACGAAGTTCAATCGCCCTTCAACGCCGGGTCGGCCCATGTCGTTCTGAGCGATGACGCCGCACTTGAAGAAGCAATCGCGCAGCTTTCCCGGCAGTGTCGCATCATACGAGGCGTACACGCGCGCACCGGCACACCGCCGTTGCGCGACTTCCCGGCGGATTTCAGCGGGCTAGCAAAGATCGTCGTCGGTCAGCAACTGTCCGCCAGCAGCGCGGCGGCAATATGGGGCCGCCTTTCACAAGCCGTGCGCCCCTTCAAAGCTGCAAAAATTCTCGCCATGAGCGATGCCGAGCTTCGCGCGCCGGGTCTATCGGCCGGCAAAATCAGGACACTGCGCGCGATCGCCGATGCGGTGACCGCAAAGCACGTTGTTTTCTCGCGATTGAACGGCTCGCCGGAGGAGGACGTCATTTCCACCCTCACGCAGATTCACGGCGTTGGGCCGTGGACAGCGGAGATTTATCTCCTGTTCGCGCTGCGCCGCGCCGATGCTTTCCCCAGCGGAGATCTGGCGCTTCAACTCGCGGCTCAGAACGTCATGAAGCTCAAGGCTAAGCCAACGCCGCCCGAGCTGCGCGATATTTCCGAGCGTTGGCGCCCCTGGCGTGGCGCAGCCGCACGCCTACTTTGGGCAGACTATGCGTTGCAGCGCAGCGCCACCACCGCCCGCCCCACCGTGTCGCGTTCAAAATAA
- a CDS encoding HNH endonuclease: MNAHTTIPDNCPALVLNADFRPLSYYPLSLWSWQETVKAVFLDRVNIVSEYDRFVRSPNLEMRLPSVVSLKTYVRPALYPAFTRFNVFLRDRFTCQYCGDKSDLTFDHLIPRSRGGLTRWDNVVTACAPCNLRKGGLMPRDAGMHPRQEPYRPTVFELHRNGRLFPPNYLHDSWLDYLYWDTELEP, encoded by the coding sequence GTGAATGCTCACACTACGATACCGGACAACTGTCCGGCGCTGGTCTTGAACGCCGATTTCCGGCCCCTGAGCTATTATCCTTTATCGCTCTGGAGCTGGCAGGAAACGGTGAAGGCGGTCTTTTTGGATCGCGTCAATATCGTCTCCGAATACGATCGGTTTGTGCGCTCCCCCAATTTGGAGATGCGCCTTCCCTCCGTTGTCTCGCTGAAGACCTACGTTCGACCGGCCCTTTATCCTGCATTCACGCGGTTCAACGTGTTCTTGCGAGATCGCTTCACCTGTCAATACTGCGGTGACAAGAGCGATCTGACGTTCGATCATCTCATTCCGCGTTCGCGTGGTGGCCTCACACGTTGGGACAACGTCGTCACCGCGTGCGCACCGTGCAATCTCAGGAAGGGCGGGCTGATGCCGCGCGATGCGGGTATGCATCCCCGGCAAGAGCCCTACAGGCCCACCGTCTTCGAACTGCACAGGAACGGCCGGCTCTTTCCGCCCAACTATCTGCACGATAGCTGGCTCGACTATCTCTATTGGGATACCGAGCTCGAACCGTAG
- the gluQRS gene encoding tRNA glutamyl-Q(34) synthetase GluQRS, whose product MTRLQEPAQPVLRFAPSPNGALHLGHALSALTGFELARRLGGRFLVRIEDIDQTRVRPEYVTGIFEDLAWLGVAFEQPVLFQSHHLADYKRAAAKLDDMGLLYPCFASRKEIVAAADPKKLDPEGALVYPGIWRGRSQEDVRREIAKGEPFAMRLDMESAVALARNKLGGAPITFTEIDRVGRSRIVVCDPLRWGDVIVLRKETPSSYLISVVVDDARQGITHVTRGMDLFAATDAQRVLQILLDLPTPLYHHHRLIVDGLGQKLSKSTGAQSLASLRAAGVTADEVLRLIGSDALAASSG is encoded by the coding sequence TTGACACGATTACAGGAACCAGCACAGCCGGTTTTGCGCTTCGCACCGTCGCCGAACGGGGCGCTGCATTTGGGACATGCTCTTTCCGCGCTAACGGGATTTGAACTGGCACGGCGATTGGGGGGACGCTTCCTCGTCAGGATCGAGGACATCGACCAAACCCGCGTGCGGCCGGAATACGTCACTGGCATTTTCGAAGATCTGGCTTGGCTCGGCGTTGCGTTCGAGCAGCCGGTACTGTTTCAATCGCATCATCTTGCGGACTACAAAAGAGCCGCCGCCAAACTTGACGATATGGGATTGCTCTATCCCTGCTTTGCCAGCCGCAAGGAGATTGTCGCGGCAGCGGATCCCAAGAAGCTCGATCCGGAAGGCGCGCTTGTGTATCCGGGAATTTGGCGGGGTCGATCGCAAGAAGATGTCAGGCGAGAAATCGCCAAGGGCGAACCATTCGCGATGCGCCTCGATATGGAGAGTGCCGTTGCCCTTGCGCGCAACAAGCTGGGTGGCGCACCCATCACCTTTACCGAGATAGATCGCGTTGGCCGAAGCCGAATCGTGGTTTGCGATCCGCTGCGATGGGGGGATGTCATCGTCCTGCGCAAGGAGACGCCGTCGAGCTATCTGATATCGGTTGTCGTCGATGACGCGCGCCAAGGCATTACGCATGTGACGCGCGGTATGGATCTGTTCGCCGCCACAGATGCGCAGCGCGTGCTGCAGATCCTGCTTGATCTGCCTACCCCGCTTTATCACCATCACCGGTTGATCGTGGACGGTCTGGGACAGAAGCTTTCAAAAAGTACGGGCGCGCAGTCGCTAGCCAGCCTTCGTGCGGCCGGGGTTACTGCCGATGAAGTTCTTCGTCTGATCGGTTCGGATGCGCTTGCGGCCTCCTCGGGCTGA
- a CDS encoding cytochrome C, with translation MKRQAQVILSLGLMMLAGLCSAWAGDTDLPFWAYPDTPTKPPVPVDDGQMRMLPESSKQFSFAELRDFFSPPDWYPEDHPPMPSLVAHGAKPKVYACGYCHLPTGMGRPENAPIAGLPAKYILKQVHEMKSGARKSSLPEHYPQALMWELAAQAATDPGLEEAAAYFASIKPKQFMKVVETDTIPKVEVMHWIYKKADSGGTEPLGNRLIELTDDFARFGKRDGRITYTVYVPPGSLAKGEDLVKTGGGKTTACATCHGGDLKGLGLVPPIAGRSPSYIARQLHDFRTGARSGDYSELMKPVVANLTNDDIIAITGYLASLNP, from the coding sequence ATGAAGCGACAAGCGCAAGTCATTTTGAGCCTAGGGCTCATGATGCTGGCCGGGCTCTGCAGCGCATGGGCCGGCGACACCGATCTACCGTTTTGGGCTTACCCCGACACGCCGACGAAACCGCCCGTGCCGGTCGATGACGGACAGATGCGGATGCTGCCGGAAAGCTCCAAGCAGTTCTCTTTCGCCGAGTTGCGCGATTTTTTCAGCCCGCCGGACTGGTATCCGGAAGATCATCCGCCGATGCCTTCGTTGGTGGCGCACGGCGCAAAGCCTAAAGTGTACGCGTGCGGGTACTGTCACCTGCCGACCGGCATGGGACGGCCGGAGAACGCGCCAATTGCCGGGCTGCCTGCCAAATACATCCTGAAGCAGGTCCACGAAATGAAAAGCGGCGCGCGCAAATCATCCCTGCCAGAGCATTATCCCCAGGCGCTGATGTGGGAGCTGGCGGCGCAGGCGGCGACCGATCCTGGACTTGAAGAGGCGGCTGCCTATTTCGCCTCCATCAAGCCAAAGCAATTTATGAAAGTGGTTGAGACCGATACCATCCCTAAGGTTGAGGTCATGCACTGGATCTACAAGAAAGCCGATTCGGGTGGCACAGAGCCGCTCGGCAACCGCCTCATCGAACTTACCGACGACTTCGCGCGGTTCGGCAAGCGCGATGGTCGAATTACATATACGGTCTACGTACCGCCCGGCAGCCTCGCGAAAGGTGAGGATCTTGTCAAAACTGGAGGCGGCAAGACGACAGCGTGCGCGACTTGCCATGGCGGCGACCTCAAGGGGCTTGGCCTTGTGCCCCCGATTGCGGGACGGTCGCCTAGTTACATAGCGCGACAGCTTCATGATTTCCGAACCGGCGCGCGCAGCGGCGACTACTCCGAACTTATGAAGCCTGTCGTTGCCAATCTCACCAACGACGACATTATCGCAATCACCGGCTATCTCGCGTCGCTCAATCCCTGA
- a CDS encoding YqaA family protein, translating into MRKLYDWMMQKAASDRAPEALGIVSFIESSFFPIPPDVMLIPMVLARREKAFWYATIATVASVVGGMLGYAIGYYLYDAVGLPILRFYGKEGALDGFIQFVHEYGVPAVILKGMTPIPYKVVTIAAGVAKMDLLHFTLASIVARAMRFYLVAGLLYFFGEPIRAFIEKRLTLVTTVFVVLLVGGFVAVKYLF; encoded by the coding sequence ATGCGAAAACTCTACGATTGGATGATGCAGAAGGCTGCTAGCGACCGCGCGCCCGAAGCGTTGGGCATCGTGTCCTTCATTGAAAGCTCGTTTTTTCCAATTCCGCCCGATGTGATGCTTATTCCGATGGTGCTGGCGCGTCGTGAAAAGGCGTTCTGGTACGCGACCATCGCGACCGTCGCTTCCGTGGTGGGCGGTATGCTCGGCTATGCCATTGGATACTACCTCTACGACGCCGTAGGTCTGCCGATCTTGAGGTTCTATGGCAAGGAAGGCGCGCTCGACGGGTTCATACAGTTTGTTCACGAATACGGCGTGCCGGCAGTTATTCTCAAAGGCATGACGCCCATCCCGTACAAGGTCGTCACGATAGCAGCGGGCGTCGCAAAAATGGACTTGCTGCATTTTACGCTGGCCAGCATTGTCGCGCGCGCCATGCGTTTCTATCTGGTGGCAGGTCTGCTGTACTTCTTTGGTGAGCCGATCCGCGCCTTCATCGAAAAGCGGCTGACGCTGGTGACGACCGTATTCGTGGTGCTTCTCGTTGGTGGTTTCGTCGCTGTGAAGTATCTGTTCTAG